In Silene latifolia isolate original U9 population chromosome X, ASM4854445v1, whole genome shotgun sequence, the following proteins share a genomic window:
- the LOC141617945 gene encoding uncharacterized protein LOC141617945 — translation MTKDGDASKSDKKTSISHYFLRPGDKLGDKVVQVMLNGDNYDELSMKLCGALRARKKTGFIDGTIKKPSDTSKDCEDWYMVKAMIVNWIFNVIEPALGSMITYVDDARVLWEDIEQWFSVGNGPKLHRVKGSIKSCRQNEKEPVSEYYGRLKKLWDELDKYNRNPTCECRGCKCNIKGKLDKKRDEGKEPLPSLNRAYAAIVQEEGVHGVNTGSNSGSRGDSRSEPIGFVAKTANNVGFSSRSMDSDNDARPRCEKCNRWGHHKEKCFDIIGYPKGWKERSRQGYGGGGGGGRGRGNGAGCGGANHAQGSDESTENKEQFVSVPKEQWDAYVNNAKANNASASSSRMSGKNDNDVLWLLVSGATHHMTGSRHLLKDVCKIKSCPVTLPNGKSSQALEEGKVELGGKIVLNSVLFVPEFKCNLISDRASKTKIGTLEQRGRLYLLRGSTARAYGSQKRGDELLKNFVAMVRRQFSTDVKVIRTDNGTEFTCLKSFFAEQGIMHQTTCVGTSQQNGRVERKHRHILNVARALRFESGLPHSRRDGDKFASRSHRCVFVGYPFGKKGWEVYDIESKEFFVSRDVVFDETEFPFRASDSLLSRNIGENDVVYDDVVYDEEILLGDEPDVGRPSGDESMTQGGVPGGDVNETTQEPENGSGDAGPSHGGADEVKGELGRGKRPYVPWSRYDESEYVTGAARVVEPVEGHDRSF, via the exons ATGACGAAAGACGGAGACGCGTCCAAATCAGACAAGAAAACCTCCATTAGTCATTACTTTCTACGGCCAGGCGATAAACTTGGTGATAAAGTCGTACAAGTCATGTTGAATGGTGATAATTACGACGAGTTGTCTATGAAGTTGTGTGGTGCCCTACGTGCCAGGAAGAAGACGGGATTCATTGATGGTACTATCAAGAAGCCCAGTGATACGTCGAAGGATTGTGAAGATTGGTACATGGTAAAAGCGATGATAGTTAATTGGATTTTCAATGTTATCGAACCCGCGTTGGGTTCAATGATAACGTATGTCGATGATGCAAGAGTTTTGTGGGAAGATATTGAACAATGGTTCAGTGTGGGTAATGGACCGAAGCTTCACCGTGTCAAAGGCTCCATCAAGTCGTGTAGGCAGAATGAGAAGGAGCCCGTGTCCGAGTACTATGGTCGTTTGAAGAAATTGTGGGATGAACTCGATAAATACAATCGCAATCCCACGTGTGAATGTCGTGGTTGCAAGTGCAACATTAAAGGCAAATTGGATAAGAAGCGTGATGAAGGCAAG GAACCTCTTCCGTCTCTTAACCGCGCCTATGCTGCCATTGTTCAAGAAGAAGGGGTGCATGGAGTCAACACCGGCAGCAACTCTGGTTCCCGTGGTGATAGCAGGTCCGAGCCTATTGGCTTTGTCGCGAAAACAGCCAATAATGTCGGCTTTAGTTCACGGTCGATGGACTCAGACAATGATGCTCGTCCTCGCTGTGAGAAGTGCAACAGGTGGGGGCATCATAAAGAGAAGTGTTTTGATATAATTGGGTATCCTAAGGGATGGAAGGAGCGAAGCAGGCAGGGCTATGGTGGTGGAGGCGGTGGAGGTCGAGGTCGTGGTAATGGTGCTGGTTGCGGTGGAGCAAATCATGCACAAGGAAGTGATGAGTCGACGGAGAATAAAGAGCAGTTCGTTAGCGTGCCTAAGGAGCAGTGGGATGCATACGTAAATAATGCCAAAGCTAATAATGCGAGTGCCTCGAGTTCTCGGATGTCTGGTAAGAATGATAATGATGTACTTTGGCTATTAGTTTCGGGTGCTACCCATCATATGACAGGTAGTAGGCATTTATTGAAGGATGTATGTAAAATTAAGTCATGTCCAGTGACTTTACCGAATGGGAAATCGTCACAGGCCCTCGAAGAAGGAAAAGTCGAATTAGGAGGCAAAATTGTTTTGAATAGTGTGCTCTTTGTTCCCGAGTTTAAGTGTAATCTTATTTCG GACCGCGCATCGAAGACGAAGATTGGTACGCTTGAGCAACGCGGCCGGTTGTATCTGCTTCGTGGCTCAACTGCACGTGCGTATGGGTCACAGAAGCGGGGTGATGAG TTATTGAAAAATTTTGTTGCCATGGTGAGACGTCAATTTAGCACTGATGTTAAGGTTATTCGTACGGATAATGGAACAGAATTTACTTGTTTAAAATCATTTTTTGCTGAACAAGGGATAATGCATCAAACCACTTGTGTCGGAACTTCACAACAAAACGGGAGGGTAGAGAGAAAACATCGTCATATTTTGAATGTTGCTCGTGCTCTtcgttttgagtcgggtttaccT CATTCTCGTCGTGACGGTGATAAATTTGCTTCCCGTAGTCATCGTTGTGTATTTGTGGGGTATCCTTTTGGTAAAAAGGGATGGGAAGTCTATGATATTGAATCTAAAGAATTTTTTGTGTCACGagatgttgtttttgatgagacAGAATTTCCGTTTCGTGCCTCTGATTCCTTGTTGTCTCGAAATATTGGGGAGAATGACGTGGTGTATGATGATGTGGTGTATGATGAGGAAATATTGTTGGGTGATGAACCGGATGTTGGTAGGCCCTCGGGTGATGAGTCAATGACTCAAGGGGGGGTGCCTGGAGGTGACGTGAATGAGACCACGCAAGAACCCGAGAATGGTAGTGGTGATGCGGGTCCGAGTCATGGTGGTGCGGACGAAGTTAAGGGTGAATTGGGTCGGGGCAAGCGGCCTTATGTTCCATGGTCAAGATATGATGAGAGTGAGTACGTTACAGGTGCAGCACGTGTTGTTGAACCCGTTGAAGGTCATGATCGCTCGTTTTGA